In one Palaemon carinicauda isolate YSFRI2023 chromosome 25, ASM3689809v2, whole genome shotgun sequence genomic region, the following are encoded:
- the LOC137619267 gene encoding uncharacterized protein has protein sequence MSGIISLAEKDECSEGGNPCGARGTCHNSLFSFSCSCPSGFTWDGSDCADIDECAKGKGVCSPNAVCHNSIGSYSCSCNKPFEGDGRTSCEIRCRSPARFVKDLGCLKHVENLKPFQYQTEICRKEGGRMLQKFDSRHLTDIMKTFGYREQPGRGWVGVYNGTWSTDKSLVPEDLWIEGSDRSDPEKPCGFLEWYGSSSSFKVVQLDCSRTHYVWCQYLLP, from the exons ATGTCTGGAATAATCTCTTTGGCAGAAAAAG ACGAGTGTTCAGAGGGAGGTAATCCCTGCGGGGCCAGAGGCACCTGTCATAATTCCCTCTTCAGCTTCAGCTGTTCTTGTCCTTCTGGTTTCACCTGGGATGGTTCAGACTGTGCAG ACATTGATGAGTGCGCTAAGGGCAAAGGGGTCTGCAGCCCAAATGCTGTATGCCACAATAGCATTGGGAGTTATAGTTGCTCCTGCAACAAACCTTTCGAGGGAGATGGAAGAACATCCTGTG agatCCGGTGTAGAAGTCCAGCAAGATTCGTCAAGGATCTTGGATGCTTAAAACATGTGGAGAATTTGAAACCTTTCCAATACCAAACCGAAATCTGCAGAAAGGAAGGAGGACGGATGTTGCAGAAATTCGATTCTCGTCATTTAACTGATATTATGAAGACTTTTGGATATA GAGAACAACCTGGAAGAGGATGGGTTGGTGTCTACAACGGGACGTGGTCGACTGACAAATCTCTCGTCCCAGAAGACCTTTGGATAGAAGGATCAGACCGATCAGACCCTGAGAAACCTTGTGGGTTCCTGGAGTGGtacggttcttcttcttcttttaaagtGGTTCAATTGGATTGTTCACGCACGCATTATGTTTGGTGTCAGTACCTGCTGCCCTGA